The genomic interval GCCATAAGTGACTATATTAATTATCACCGCAGCCTCCCATACAAAAGAAATCACTTGTTGCAAGAAGTGTTGCGCGCGCGCGCGCACACCACCCTCTCATGACAGAAAATGCAACAAATGCTGCACGCGCGCACACCACCTTCTCATGAcggaaaatgaaagagcagaCGATAAGAAATTTCAAGAAGTTACgcgacattttacacatatccaCCCACACAAAATACCCCTCTGATACAAAAAATTTTAGTTcaattataacttttcaaataacGGCTTACATAACGGTCAAATTTGTTTGGACTGTGATACCTACTCGTGAATTTTACAACTAACCAACCGATATTTCCGACGTCTGGTGCTGTCTACATTggcaattaaatgtgttttaatttgcaacGAAGAGACAACCAAAAAAGCTTCTATAGTGGAAATTACATGACTTACAGGAGAGTTGCGAACACCCAAGAACTGGTCTTTACGAATTTCGTAGTTGTGAAGCTCCTTTACCGCTTGATTCGCGTGTTCTTTGTTAGTGTATTTAACGAATCCATATCCTCTATGGAGTCCAGAGCGGGCTTCCATTACGAATCTTCCCTATCTTCTCAAATACTGGAACGAGCTCGTCTTCGTAACAGTCTTTTGGaatagggttagggttagggttaggacGAAAATTTCGCAACCTTTAAAGGAGCCGAGCTTTCCCAGTCGGGAAGTGGACCGCCGTACTTTCTTTGCCATTTTTCTTGCCGTAAGGGTTAGGACGAAAATTTCGCAACCTTTAAAGGAGCCGAGCTTTCCCAGTCGGGAAGTGGACCGCCGTACTTTCTTTGCCATTTTTCTTGCCGTATGGTGTATCCTGTTCTTGCCATAAGTTTCAGCGAGGCTTCGTTTAGCTCCCGGGTCACACGACGCGGCAAAGCCTCCTCCGCGGACGCCATACCTACACCTTGCTGCTGGTCTCACTGCTGACGAACTAGAAGTAGGCAAACTGGACTTTACCACGCACGTGCGTGGGCTtagaagagccctacagcgccatctatgatgtccaataattattgttttattccaatttacatagaaaaggcaccaaatccagagaataggaccacagaaacgtgtaaggcaacatataggtaaaaaaataagctgataacttggaggcatacggttatgtagcactcgctgtgccactgcgaaagcagttcacccgtgagtctcaagtatcgaaaattgaaccGTTCATAGTACGAAATGTGagaagagccctacagcgccatctgtgatgtCCAATAATTGATGCTAGGTATTGGTGTGGTGGGGTGAGTAGGGCCGGGTGCGTGAAGGGGGTGAGGAATTTGAGGAGTTTGAGGAGAGTGGGTGCCGTCGGTGTAGTGTGGTTGTGGTGGGTGTGGAGGGTTGTGACGtgggagttcgatcccagctcggGGTAATGGCGCTAGTGGCAGTGTCGGCGTTCTCGGTATTGTCAAACCGACGGGCAATTGACGGTGGTTGAGGTGGGGATACAGGTGTCCCAATCCAGCGGAAACGCGTCTTGTTCAATTGTCCTCGTAGATATTGCAGGGTTGACTGGTCTTGGAGCAGTTGTAGGCTGAGTTCCGCagccaatccacccactaaagCACCGATGTACAAGAGAACGCCCAGTACGGCTGCTACGGTCcctttattctcgcgcaagccttgtaTACACCGATCCATCCCTTGAGGCAGGTCAGTCGGAAGTGGTAGCGAACCCGTTAGCCTCGGGTTTAAATACGTTTCACGTCCGTGGccggcacccaagaattaaagctgggtggataaccgacccacttcacccaatagtacagtttcCCTCGCCGCCGCtccctttttaagatcttctccacctgataaaacttatcCACCGCGGCTGTCACCGGTTGGAGTTCGGTTTCGTAAAACGTCCCTAGCAATTGGTCCCCGTTCaaatcctccagtgtgtacacagcaGGCTGTCGAGGGTGGGAGCGgacgatgcggaacatttccgtgctccaattcggcaggtatgatttttcaaatttccctttcactttactgatacGCCCGAGATCATCGGCCTGATACCGGTGGACCGAACGTTTGGCTGTGGGTGGACTGTACAAGACTTGCCGGACTTCCTTCTGGTTCTGGGGGGTGACGTCGATAGGGGCTCGTCGTATGCTTCGGTGGTAGGCTTGATTGTAACCGCAAACCAGCGCCGGTGAGGCATCCAGGTAgcgccgagtgttgtgagcggtgaaacATTTGTACATGCGACCTTTCAAAGTGCGGTTGAACCGTTCTACCACGGACgctttggtttcgttaaacgtgtgaaagaaaaacacccctttgtcctttaaaaaggcttgaaacggtctgttcagaaactctttcccctcgtccgtttgcaggtacaacggtcggcgacccgtcttgaaaatctgttgaaatgccTCGATAAAACGAGCCCCGGTTTTGGCCCGGAGTGGCATCACCCAGGCATACTTGGAGAGCACATCGATGCAGgtcagtaggtaacggttgttgtcattctctttggcgaacgctgtcatgtcgaccaggtccgcctgccactgactcATACCCCCAACCACCACTCGGTTACGCGGGTAATTGCGGCGTGCAGGCCGGTGGAgtgtgtacgtgtcctgctgagccagccaagccgacacgtgGGTTCGACTAACTTTGAGTCCCTGTTGTCGAGCTGCCTTGAGCAGGGGTTGAACcccgctgtaagccgctggactgtccgggttataatacaaagcatggaGAGCGGTATCGATCGGGTTTGAACCACGGCCCGGcgtgactgatttttttttccgcCGTGGGTTGAGGCGAGGCATAGTCCGCCACGTCGTCCTTGCTGCTTGGTGTctgttgtgtgtaatgagtgaacCCACCTCAGACcgcctatatatagtatagagtGGAGTGGAGTGGAGTGgggtatagtatagtatagtagagtgtagtatagtatagtatagtatagtatagtatggtatagtatagttTAGTCTAGTctagtatagtagagtagagtagagtagagtagagtctccagtgtgcatgtatgtttgggtgGGGTGTCGATCCAGCCATCCCTACCACAACCCACAGGTAGCCAGACAGGGAAATCCCACCGACAGGCTCTACGGCTCATAACACCAACCCTCTGCCTGCAGCAGTGAGCCTTCCTGGGCGAACAGTGTTGCAAAGACACGCTGAGCGATCCTACCCACCAGCCAGCCTGCAGTCAGGCCAACAATGttgtcagctgtgctttgttttgacacgtggtttttgtttggacacGTGGTTTTTTTTGCTCGGCTGcgccttgtatacattgtatacattgttgccagccagccagccagctaGCTGGTGCGtccatacataatacataggagctaTCGGGATAGATATCAACCctagcctgacacactgacccagtccatataaaaacaaaaagaaaacacaaaaaccggCTTTGCAGTCGGCTCTCGTTCaccctaccatccgcaaacatactacGAAGTACCCTGGTGTAGCTTTGCaggtcggtgacgacagctGCCCAGTCAATCCGTTAGCCTCGGGTTTAAATACGTTTCACGTCCGTGGccggcacccaagaattaaagctgggtggataaccgacccacttcacccaatagtacagtttcCCTCGCCGCCGCtccctttttaagatcttctccacctgataaaacttatcCACCGCGGCTGTCACCGGTTGGAGTTCGGTTTCGTAAAACGTCCCTAGCAATTGGTCCCCGTTCaaatcctccagtgtgtacacagcaGGCTGTCGAGGGTGGGAGCGgacgatgcggaacatttccgtgctccaattcggcaggtatgatttttcaaatttccctttcactttactgatacGCCCGAGATCATCGGCCCGATACCGGTGGACCGAACGTTTGGCTGTGGGTGGACTGTACAAGACTTGCCGGACTTCCTTCTGGTTCTGGGGGGTGACGTCGATAGGGGCTCGTCGTATGCTTCGGTGGTAGGCTTGATTGTAACCGCAAACCAGCGCCGGTGAGGCATCCAGGTAgcgccgagtgttgtgagcggtgaaacATTTGTACATGCGACCTTTCAAAGTGCGGTTGAACCGTTCTACCACGGACgctttggtttcgttaaacgtgtgaaagaaaaacacccctttgtcctttaaaaaggcttgaaacggtctgttcagaaactctttcccctcgtccgtttgcaggtacaacggtcggcgacccgtcttgaaaatctgttgaaatgccTCGATAAAACGAGCCCCGGTTTTGGCCCGGAGTGGCATCACCCAGGCATACTTGGAGAGCACATCGATGCAGgtcagtaggtaacggttgttgtcattctctttggcgaacgctgtcatgtcgaccaggtccgcctgccactgactcATACCCCCAACCACCACTCGGTTACGCGGGTAATTGCGGCGTGCAGGCCGGTGGAgtgtgtacgtgtcctgctgagccagccaagccgacacgtgGGTTCGACTAACTTTGAGTCCCTGTTGTCGAGCTGCCTTGAGCAGGGGTTGAACcccgctgtaagccgctggactgtccgggttataatacaaagcatggaGAGCGGTATCGATCGGGTTTGAACCACGGCCCGGcgtgactgatttttttttccgcCGTGGGTTGAGGCGAGGCATAGTCCGCCACGTCGTCCTTGCTGCTTGGTGTctgttgtgtgtaatgagtgaacCCACCTCAGACcgcctatatatagtatagagtGGAGTGGAGTGGAGTGgggtatagtatagtatagtagagtgtagtatagtatagtatagtatagtatggtatagtatagttTAGTCTAGTctagtatagtagagtagagtagagtagagtagagtagagtagagtctccagtgtgcatgtatgtttgggtgGGGTGTCGATCCAGCCATCCCTACCACAACCCACAGGTAGCCAGACAGGGAAATCCCACCGACAGGCTCTACGGCTCATAACACCAACCCTCTGCCTGCAGCAGTGAGCCTTCCTGGGCGAACAGTGTTGCAAAGACACGCTGAGCGATCCTACCCACCAGCCAGCCTGCAGTCAGGCCAACAATGttgtcagctgtgctttgttttgacacgtggtttttgtttggacacGTGGTTTTTTTTGCTCGGCTGcgccttgtatacattgtatacattgttgccagccagccagccagctaGCTGGTGCGtccatacataatacataggagctaTCGGGATAGATATCAACCctagcctgacacactgacccagtccatataaaaacaaaaagaaaacacaaaaaccggCTTTGCAGTCGGCTCTCGTTCaccctaccatccgcaaacatactacGAAGTACCCTGGTGTAGCTTTGCaggtcggtgacgacagctGCCCAGTCAATCCGTTAGCCTCGGGTTTAAATACGTTTCACGTCCGTGGccggcacccaagaattaaagctgggtggataaccgacccacttcacccaatagtacagtttcCCTCGCCGCCGCtccctttttaagatcttctccacctgataaaacttatcCACCGCGGCTGTCACCGGTTGGAGTTCGGTTTCGTAAAACGTCCCTAGCAATTGGTCCCCGTTCaaatcctccagtgtgtacacagcaGGCTGTCGAGGGTGGGAGCGgacgatgcggaacatttccgtgctccaattcggcaggtatgatttttcaaatttccctttcactttactgatacGCCCGAGATCATCGGCCCGATACCGGTGGACCGAACGTTTGGCTGTGGGTGGACTGTACAAGACTTGCCGGACT from Liolophura sinensis isolate JHLJ2023 chromosome 3, CUHK_Ljap_v2, whole genome shotgun sequence carries:
- the LOC135463501 gene encoding uncharacterized protein LOC135463501; its protein translation is MPRLNPRRKKKSVTPGRGSNPIDTALHALYYNPDSPAAYSGVQPLLKAARQQGLKVSRTHVSAWLAQQDTYTLHRPARRNYPRNRVVVGGMSQWQADLVDMTAFAKENDNNRYLLTCIDVLSKYAWVMPLRAKTGARFIEAFQQIFKTGRRPLYLQTDEGKEFLNRPFQAFLKDKGVFFFHTFNETKASVVERFNRTLKGRMYKCFTAHNTRRYLDASPALVCGYNQAYHRSIRRAPIDVTPQNQKEVRQVLYSPPTAKRSVHRYRADDLGRISKVKGKFEKSYLPNWSTEMFRIVRSHPRQPAVYTLEDLNGDQLLGTFYETELQPVTAAVDKFYQVEKILKRERRRGKLYYWVKWVGYPPSFNSWVPATDVKRI